Proteins from a single region of Hordeum vulgare subsp. vulgare chromosome 6H, MorexV3_pseudomolecules_assembly, whole genome shotgun sequence:
- the LOC123401694 gene encoding pentatricopeptide repeat-containing protein At1g77405-like isoform X1: MKKPLYLIRTNPRSALLQRRRFDSALRPSPTFRGFSPASIASSLAAIPRLILPRSAGRLCPQRPFPSPSFSYHRRVAAALTLAFLNWSHSDASPRTVLLRVATLPLARARALPALFSLLREHAPLVSTAALTDVIRALDEEGLPRQALAAFHRARHLRCSPDAQCYNTLLAVLCRNGRFKDARFLLDQMERPGARCKPDSYTYTVLISSAWLS, from the coding sequence ATGAAAAAACCCCTGTATTTAATCCGAACTAACCCGCGGTCCGCCCTCCTCCAGCGCCGCCGCTTCGACTCCGCGCTCCGCCCGTCCCCCACCTTCCGCGGCTTCTCCCCGGCCTCCATCGCCTCCTCGCTCGCCGCCATCCCTCGCCTCATCCTCCCGCGCTCCGCGGGCCGCCTCTGCCCGCAGCGGCCCTTCCCCTCCCCGTCCTTCTCCTACCACCGTCGAGTCGCTGCCGCGCTCACCCTCGCCTTCCTCAACTGGTCCCACTCCGACGCCAGCCCGCGCACAGTCCTGCTCCGCGTCGCCACGCTCCCCCTCGCCCGCGCCCGCGCGCTCCCCGCGCTCTTCAGcctcctccgcgagcacgccccGCTCGTCTCCACCGCCGCGCTCACCGACGTCATCCGCGCGCTCGATGAGGAGGGCCTCCCGCGCCAGGCCCTCGCCGCCTTCCACCGCGCGCGCCACCTCCGGTGCTCCCCGGACGCGCAGTGCTACAACACGTTGCTCGCCGTGCTGTGCCGGAACGGCCGGTTCAAGGATGCCAGGTTCCTGCTCGACCAGATGGAGCGCCCCGGCGCGCGCTGCAAGCCTGACTCCTACACCTACACAGTGCTCATTTCCTCGGCGTGGTTGTCCTAG